A single region of the Musa acuminata AAA Group cultivar baxijiao chromosome BXJ1-11, Cavendish_Baxijiao_AAA, whole genome shotgun sequence genome encodes:
- the LOC103971634 gene encoding glycolipid transfer protein 1, with protein MEGTVFTASLEGIKHVKSENGVILTKPFLEVCKHILPVLDKFGTAMSLVKSDIGGNITRLETKYNSDPSKFEHLYSMVQIEIEAKTTKGSSSCTNGLLWLTRAMDFLVEIFSNLLEHPGWSMSQVCTDSYSTTLKKWHGWLASSSFTVAMKLAPDRKKFMDVIGGSGDVSADMEKFCTTFAPLLAENHKFLASVGLDDMKAS; from the exons ATGGAAGGGACCGTGTTCACTGCCTCATTGGAAGGAATCAAGCATGTCAAGTCTGAGAATGGAGTAATTCTAACAAAACCTTTCCTTGAAGTGTGCAAGCACATCCTGCCAGTTTTAG ACAAGTTTGGAACGGCCATGTCACTTGTCAAATCTGATATAGGGGGTAACATAACG AGGCTTGAAACCAAGTATAATTCTGATCCATCAAAGTTTGAACATCTATACAGCATGGTGCAAATTGAAATTGAAGCTAAAACGACTAAAGGTTCTTCAAGCTGTACCAACGGGCTTCTATGGTTAACAAG GGCAATGGACTTTCTGGTGGAAATATTCAGTAACTTGCTAGAGCATCCAGGCTGGAGTATGTCACAAGTTTGTACTGATTCCTACAGCACAACCTTAAAAAAATGGCATGGCTGGCTTGCCAGTTCTAGTTTCACG GTTGCTATGAAACTTGCTCCTGATAGGAAGAAATTTATGGACGTTATTGGTGGATCAGGTGATGTCAGTGCTGATATGGAAAAATTTTGCACAACCTTTGCCCCACTCCTAGCagagaaccacaagttcctc GCCAGTGTTGGTCTTGATGATATGAAGGCATCTTGA
- the LOC135597393 gene encoding large ribosomal subunit protein eL14z has protein sequence MPFKRYVEIGRVALVNYGKEYGRLVVIVDVIDQNRALVDAPDMVRGQMNFKRLSLTDIKIDIPRVPKKKTLIDAMEAADVKNKWEKSSWGRKLIVQKRRASLNDFDRFKVMLAKIKRGGAIRQELAKLKKENAA, from the exons ATG CCGTTCAAACGATATGTGGAGATCGGCAGGGTTGCCCTCGTGAACTATGGGAAGGAATATGGCCGGCTTGTCGTCATTGTCGACGTTATCGATCAGAACAGA GCTTTGGTTGATGCTCCTGACATGGTACGTGGCCAAATGAACTTCAAGAGACTCTCTCTTACTGACATAAAGATTGACATACCACGAGTCCCCAAAAAGAAGACCCTTATTGATGCCATGGAAGCGGCTG ATGTGAAGAACAAATGGGAGAAAAGCTCATGGGGCAGGAAGTTGATTGTGCAGAAGAGGAGAGCTTCATTGAATGACTTTGACAGGTTCAAGGTCATGTTGGCAAAGATTAAG AGAGGAGGTGCTATCAGGCAAGAGCTGGCCAAGCTTAAAAAGGAGAATGCAGCTTGA